In the Deltaproteobacteria bacterium genome, TATTTCATATATGAAAAAGATAATAGTTTTGCCATTAATAAATTATTTGTATAAGCAATATAACATACCGATATTTAAATGAATTGCTGTAATATAGGTTTATTGCAGATTTGGCATTATATTTGCATAAATAAAAAAGCGTACAGCGCGTTTTGCTGAATTTGGTATCCCTCCCCCCCCCATTTCATCTTGACGCGCTGTACGCTTTTTTAAATATCTTTCCAAGCTGGCAAGCTAGCCATCATTTGTTTAGCAGCTTCACGTGCTGCATTTTCATCTAATCCCTGAGAGTGAGTAATAAAGGCAGTCATTCCGACCAAAGCTTCATCATATGATTTCAATGATCCATCTTGACGCGCACAATGAATGCAATAATCTTTTGAGGTGTCGTTGGCAGCGAATTCATCAGGTTTGGTCATAGGCATACCGCAAGAAATACAACGCTTATTAGACATGATGTTCTCCTTTAAGGTTTTTTTATGGCTAATAGGCCAAGATAATGCTCAAGTAGTTCTGGGCCGCAGCGTCTAAGTACCGAGGCATTGGGGGCAAAAAGATCTCTATTAGCTAGATAGTGATGTATAAGCCCAATCCAAGTATTAAACAGTAGATGCACCGGTATTGTTAAAATGTGTCCAGACTGCATTTCGCTTTGTGCACTTTGACTTAAATGAAAAGCTGTGGCTGATTGAATACCTAACAAGGTAGCCCGTGACATAGGTGGCAAAATTGGACCATCGGTCACCAAGCGTGCATAAAATTCTTCGTGTTCACTTAACCCGGTTAAATGGGCGTTAAGCGTTTGGCGTAAACTTGCCTTTGCGTAAACTAACTCATGAATACGTTTTACTACGCGTTCGCCATAAACCCCTACAACTGCAGCGACTAATTCATCACGGGTTTTAAAATGGGCAAAGATTAACCCATGAGAAACTTGGGCGCGCTCGGCCACCGCAAGCGTTGTAGTGCCGTTAATCCCAAATAGACAAAATAACTCATAAGCTGATGATAATATGCGCT is a window encoding:
- a CDS encoding zinc ribbon domain-containing protein, coding for MSNKRCISCGMPMTKPDEFAANDTSKDYCIHCARQDGSLKSYDEALVGMTAFITHSQGLDENAAREAAKQMMASLPAWKDI
- a CDS encoding TetR/AcrR family transcriptional regulator — its product is MLQLNKRQQQKKRTHERILSSAYELFCLFGINGTTTLAVAERAQVSHGLIFAHFKTRDELVAAVVGVYGERVVKRIHELVYAKASLRQTLNAHLTGLSEHEEFYARLVTDGPILPPMSRATLLGIQSATAFHLSQSAQSEMQSGHILTIPVHLLFNTWIGLIHHYLANRDLFAPNASVLRRCGPELLEHYLGLLAIKKP